In Comamonadaceae bacterium OS-1, a single window of DNA contains:
- the ppsR gene encoding phosphoenolpyruvate synthase regulatory protein: MTDRTVFFISDGTGITAETFGNAILAQFAMAPRHVRLPFTDTVDKAHQAVRQINHTAELEGRRPIVFTTLVNMDVLRVITENCKGMLLDMFGTFVNPLEAELGIKSNHRIGRFSDVSKSQAYTDRIEAINFSLEHDDGQTHRDLGKADVILVGVSRSGKTPTALYLAMQYGLKAANYPLIPEDFERRQLPPALLEHRKKIFGLSIQPERLSEIRNERRPNSKYASLENCRMEVNEAESMMRRSGIRWLSSTTKSIEEIATTILQEIKPERLVY, encoded by the coding sequence ATGACCGACCGCACCGTCTTCTTCATCTCCGATGGCACCGGCATCACCGCCGAAACCTTTGGCAACGCCATCCTGGCGCAGTTCGCCATGGCCCCACGCCATGTGCGGCTGCCGTTTACCGACACGGTAGACAAGGCCCACCAGGCGGTGCGGCAGATCAACCACACGGCCGAGCTGGAGGGGCGGCGGCCCATCGTCTTCACCACCCTGGTGAACATGGACGTGCTGCGGGTGATCACCGAGAACTGCAAGGGCATGCTGCTGGACATGTTTGGCACCTTTGTGAACCCGCTGGAGGCCGAGCTGGGCATCAAGTCCAACCACCGCATTGGCCGCTTCAGCGACGTGAGCAAAAGCCAGGCCTACACCGACCGCATCGAGGCCATCAACTTCAGCCTGGAGCATGACGACGGCCAGACCCACCGCGACCTGGGCAAGGCGGATGTGATTCTGGTGGGCGTGAGCCGCAGCGGCAAAACCCCCACCGCCCTGTACCTGGCCATGCAGTACGGCCTGAAGGCGGCCAACTACCCGCTGATCCCCGAAGACTTTGAGCGCCGCCAGCTGCCGCCCGCGCTGCTGGAGCACCGCAAGAAGATTTTCGGCCTGTCGATCCAGCCCGAGCGCCTGAGCGAGATCCGCAATGAGCGACGCCCGAACTCGAAATACGCGTCGCTGGAGAATTGCCGCATGGAGGTCAACGAGGCCGAGTCCATGATGCGCCGTAGCGGCATCCGCTGGCTGTCCAGCACCACCAAGTCGATCGAAGAGATTGCCACCACCATCCTGCAGGAGATCAAGCCCGAGCGGCTGGTCTACTGA
- the dmlR_3 gene encoding HTH-type transcriptional regulator DmlR, whose protein sequence is MLDLNDIALFVQVVEAGSFAAAARRLGLPANTVSRRVQDLEQHLGVRLLQRSTRKLTLTDAGRSFHAGSADPVQALAQAAQALSDTSQLPSGTVRVAAPADFFNWFQMDWVAEYLAAHPRVRIEWVLSDARADLIAEGIDVALRTGNLGDSSLVARQVGTSSALLVASPAYLAARGTPQQLADLQHHDCITRHLAASKSSWRLQGPDGSVDVNVQGRLCANTMDAVLKATLAGLGVSLIPALLAQPLLASGQLRHVLPGYGVHGVGIHCVYPSRHLLPRAVSSFIAFTMDKIQHTTMAA, encoded by the coding sequence ATGCTGGACCTGAATGACATCGCGCTGTTTGTGCAGGTGGTGGAAGCGGGCAGTTTTGCCGCCGCCGCCCGGCGACTGGGCCTGCCTGCCAACACCGTGAGCCGCCGGGTGCAAGACCTGGAGCAGCACCTGGGCGTGCGCCTGCTGCAGCGCTCCACCCGCAAGCTGACCTTGACCGATGCCGGGCGCAGTTTCCATGCGGGCAGTGCCGACCCCGTACAGGCCCTGGCCCAGGCCGCCCAGGCGCTCAGCGATACCAGCCAGTTGCCCAGCGGCACCGTGCGCGTAGCTGCTCCGGCCGACTTTTTCAACTGGTTCCAGATGGACTGGGTTGCCGAATATCTGGCGGCCCACCCGCGGGTGCGCATCGAGTGGGTGCTGAGCGACGCGCGGGCCGACCTGATCGCCGAAGGCATTGATGTGGCGCTGCGCACCGGCAACCTGGGGGATTCCAGCCTGGTGGCCCGCCAGGTCGGCACCAGCAGCGCCCTGCTGGTGGCCAGCCCGGCGTATCTGGCGGCGCGGGGTACGCCGCAGCAGCTGGCCGATCTGCAGCACCACGACTGCATCACCCGCCATCTGGCCGCCAGCAAGAGCAGCTGGCGGCTGCAGGGGCCGGACGGCAGCGTCGATGTCAACGTGCAGGGGCGCTTGTGCGCCAACACCATGGACGCGGTGCTCAAAGCCACGCTGGCGGGTCTGGGGGTGTCGCTGATTCCTGCGCTGCTGGCCCAGCCGCTGCTGGCATCTGGCCAATTGCGGCACGTGCTGCCCGGCTACGGTGTGCACGGCGTGGGCATCCACTGCGTCTACCCCAGCCGCCACCTGCTGCCGCGCGCCGTCAGCAGCTTCATTGCGTTTACGATGGACAAAATCCAGCACACCACCATGGCGGCTTAG
- the tal_2 gene encoding transaldolase, with translation MAAFHLYLDSADLADLQTCLPHPAVHGITTNPTLLRRAGVTRDRLPELLTHAIKLGAKQVQAQVHAADTDGILADARQLVRQFNPGQLVVKIPATRDGLRAGAELSAGGIPVTYTAVYAPEQAHFAGQLGAAYAAPYLGRLEDSGVDGLALIGQMQSLLAGTPTRLLVASIRSRAAYLALLHLGVGSITIPPKLFTELFDHSATLDAERGFLADAAALGS, from the coding sequence ATGGCTGCCTTCCACCTGTACCTCGACAGCGCCGATCTGGCCGATCTGCAAACCTGCCTGCCCCACCCTGCGGTGCACGGCATCACCACCAACCCCACGCTGCTGCGCCGCGCGGGCGTGACCCGAGACAGGCTGCCCGAGCTGCTGACCCACGCCATCAAGCTGGGTGCCAAGCAGGTGCAGGCCCAGGTGCATGCCGCCGATACCGACGGCATCCTGGCCGATGCCCGGCAACTGGTGCGCCAGTTCAACCCCGGCCAGCTGGTCGTCAAAATCCCCGCCACTCGCGACGGCCTGCGCGCCGGGGCCGAGCTGAGCGCCGGGGGCATTCCGGTGACCTACACCGCCGTGTACGCGCCCGAGCAGGCCCACTTTGCCGGGCAACTGGGTGCCGCCTACGCCGCGCCCTACCTGGGGCGGCTGGAAGACTCTGGCGTGGACGGCCTGGCGCTGATCGGCCAGATGCAAAGCCTGTTGGCAGGCACCCCCACCCGCCTGCTGGTGGCCAGCATCCGCTCGCGCGCGGCCTACCTGGCGCTGCTGCACCTGGGCGTGGGCTCCATCACCATTCCGCCCAAGCTGTTCACCGAGCTGTTCGACCACAGCGCCACGCTGGATGCCGAGCGGGGTTTTCTGGCCGATGCGGCCGCACTCGGCAGTTAA
- the scrK gene encoding fructokinase: MPDIRIAIVGESLIDFAATGGLNFAGHEGGAPTNSAIATARLGQAIGMVCQLSTDMFGERLLKHIESNGVDTRWVLRSDAPSTLAFVERTPTTNRYAFYMNGTADTQWNPTTLPVLPESCRFLQFGSISLLFEPAASRIIDLVKAQQGQRIVLFDPNVRLSLIQDLPAYRANVYRWSAYSNLMKFSDEDAAALAPGLSLAEVAASFMASDTGPRAVVITRGGDGASLFRRGKAALDIVAPKITVADTIGAGDTFDAGLTVGLLEQGVEQVAQLDSLPDAQWLAVLRFAAQAAAINCTREGANPPTRAELQVALDAAQ; this comes from the coding sequence ATGCCCGACATCCGCATTGCCATCGTTGGCGAATCCCTGATCGACTTTGCCGCTACCGGCGGCCTGAACTTTGCCGGCCACGAAGGCGGCGCGCCCACCAACAGCGCCATCGCCACCGCCCGCCTGGGCCAGGCCATCGGCATGGTGTGCCAGCTGTCCACCGACATGTTTGGCGAGCGCCTGCTCAAGCACATCGAGAGCAATGGCGTGGACACCCGCTGGGTCTTGCGCAGCGATGCGCCCAGCACCCTGGCGTTTGTGGAACGCACGCCCACCACCAACCGCTACGCCTTCTACATGAACGGCACGGCCGACACGCAGTGGAACCCCACCACCCTGCCGGTGCTGCCCGAGAGCTGCCGCTTCCTGCAATTTGGCTCGATCTCGCTGCTGTTTGAACCCGCCGCCAGCCGCATCATCGACCTGGTCAAGGCCCAGCAAGGCCAGCGCATTGTGCTGTTCGACCCGAACGTGCGCCTGAGCCTGATCCAGGACCTGCCCGCCTACCGCGCCAACGTGTACCGCTGGTCGGCCTACAGCAACCTGATGAAGTTCAGCGACGAAGATGCCGCCGCCCTGGCCCCCGGCCTCAGCCTGGCCGAGGTGGCCGCCAGCTTTATGGCCAGCGACACCGGCCCGCGTGCCGTGGTCATCACCCGCGGTGGCGACGGGGCCTCGCTGTTCCGCCGGGGCAAGGCCGCGCTGGACATTGTGGCCCCCAAGATCACCGTGGCCGACACCATTGGCGCGGGCGACACCTTCGACGCGGGCCTGACCGTGGGCCTGCTGGAGCAGGGCGTGGAGCAGGTGGCCCAGCTCGACAGCCTGCCCGATGCCCAATGGCTGGCCGTGCTGCGCTTTGCCGCCCAGGCCGCTGCCATCAACTGCACCCGCGAAGGTGCCAACCCGCCCACCCGCGCCGAGCTGCAGGTGGCGTTGGACGCAGCCCAGTAA
- the sasA_4 gene encoding adaptive-response sensory-kinase SasA: MWVGVAALALLLIAVAGQWSARREASFQADSIHRAIEVHALALRGAAAQYSYLPFTVAQHPDVLAALAQPQDAAVQQRANHYIEEVNRRAGSDALYLVNPQGSTLAASNWNTAQSFVGQSYANRPYFSDALAGRNGQFYGVGQTTGEPGLFLSAPVRQGGAVVGVVTVKVSLRAIQETWGSVRDPILLTDARGIVFLGSVLPWLYQTTRAVEGADLDWVLRHQQYGTHHSFPLLPWTLDRTANTADAPGYLVRTAIDGKPRQFLAVDEALPDLGWTLTVMADDAAVTRARQRTWMLGLLGAGLLLLGALYWQLRERRFAEQRDARRQLEVRVRERTAELDEAHAFRKAMEDSLVVGMRARDLDGHIIYVNPALCAMTGYRADELLGRLPPYPYWHPDDVEQHWHNNDATMSGQAALSGFESRVRHRDGHDVLTMVYTARLIDAQGRHSGWMSTVVDITEQKRSALRQRQHDEQLQHAQRLASLGEMASTLAHELNQPLAALSNFASAAKAFAAQGQQELLASSLDETTAQAQRAAEIVRRIRGFVRQRTAGQEDCAVHALVANVLALLQGEMRQQQARAVVRVPAGLPPVRGDRVLLEQVLLNLVLNGLQAMQATPLERRVVEIDAALAAGRLHIQVADRGPGIPAELAEQVFAPFFTTKPDGLGLGLNICRTIVESHRGRFTFADRVGGGTVFTVELEVSA; the protein is encoded by the coding sequence ATGTGGGTGGGTGTGGCGGCGCTGGCCCTGCTGCTGATCGCGGTGGCCGGGCAGTGGTCGGCGCGGCGCGAGGCCAGCTTCCAGGCCGACAGCATCCACCGCGCCATCGAAGTCCATGCCCTGGCCCTGCGCGGCGCGGCGGCCCAGTACAGCTACCTGCCGTTCACGGTGGCACAGCACCCCGACGTGCTGGCCGCCCTGGCCCAGCCGCAGGATGCCGCCGTGCAGCAGCGCGCCAACCACTACATCGAAGAGGTCAACCGCCGCGCAGGCTCGGACGCGCTGTACCTGGTCAACCCCCAGGGCAGCACCCTGGCGGCCAGCAACTGGAACACGGCGCAGAGTTTTGTCGGCCAGTCGTATGCCAACCGCCCGTATTTCAGCGACGCGCTGGCGGGCCGCAACGGCCAGTTCTACGGCGTGGGCCAGACCACTGGCGAGCCGGGCCTGTTCTTGTCGGCACCCGTGCGCCAGGGCGGGGCGGTGGTGGGTGTGGTCACGGTCAAGGTCAGCCTGCGGGCCATCCAGGAGACCTGGGGCTCGGTGCGCGACCCGATCTTGCTGACCGACGCACGCGGCATCGTGTTCCTGGGCTCGGTGCTGCCCTGGCTGTACCAGACCACCCGCGCCGTGGAGGGCGCAGACCTGGACTGGGTGCTGCGCCACCAGCAGTACGGCACGCACCACAGCTTCCCGCTGCTGCCCTGGACGCTGGACCGTACGGCCAATACGGCCGATGCCCCTGGCTATCTCGTGCGCACCGCCATCGACGGCAAGCCGCGCCAGTTTCTGGCCGTGGACGAAGCCCTGCCCGACCTGGGCTGGACGCTGACGGTTATGGCCGACGATGCAGCCGTCACCCGCGCCCGCCAACGCACCTGGATGCTGGGCCTGCTGGGCGCGGGCCTGCTGCTGCTGGGGGCCCTGTACTGGCAACTGCGCGAGCGCCGCTTTGCCGAGCAGCGCGATGCCCGCCGCCAGCTGGAGGTGCGGGTGCGCGAACGCACCGCCGAGCTGGACGAAGCCCACGCCTTTCGCAAAGCCATGGAAGACTCGCTGGTGGTGGGCATGCGCGCCCGCGACCTGGACGGCCACATCATCTACGTCAACCCCGCCCTGTGCGCCATGACCGGCTACCGCGCCGACGAGCTGCTGGGCCGCCTGCCGCCATACCCCTACTGGCACCCGGACGACGTGGAACAGCACTGGCACAACAATGACGCCACCATGAGCGGCCAGGCCGCGCTGTCGGGCTTCGAATCCCGCGTGCGCCACCGCGACGGGCACGACGTGCTCACCATGGTCTACACCGCCCGCCTCATCGACGCCCAGGGCCGGCACAGCGGCTGGATGAGCACGGTGGTGGACATCACCGAGCAAAAACGCAGCGCCCTGCGCCAGCGCCAGCACGACGAGCAACTGCAGCACGCCCAGCGCCTGGCCAGCCTGGGCGAAATGGCCTCCACCCTGGCCCACGAGCTGAACCAGCCCCTGGCCGCCCTGAGCAACTTCGCCAGCGCCGCCAAGGCCTTTGCCGCACAGGGCCAGCAAGAGCTGCTGGCCAGCAGCCTGGATGAAACCACCGCCCAGGCCCAGCGCGCCGCCGAAATCGTGCGCCGCATCCGCGGCTTCGTGCGCCAGCGCACCGCCGGGCAGGAGGATTGCGCCGTCCATGCGCTGGTAGCCAACGTGCTGGCCCTGCTGCAAGGCGAAATGCGCCAACAGCAAGCCCGCGCCGTGGTGCGCGTACCGGCGGGCTTGCCCCCCGTGCGCGGCGACCGCGTGCTGCTGGAGCAGGTGCTGCTCAACCTGGTGCTCAACGGCCTGCAAGCCATGCAGGCCACGCCGCTGGAGCGCCGTGTGGTGGAGATCGACGCAGCCCTGGCCGCTGGCCGCCTGCACATCCAGGTGGCCGACCGGGGCCCCGGCATCCCCGCCGAGTTGGCCGAGCAGGTGTTTGCCCCCTTCTTCACCACCAAGCCCGACGGCCTGGGCCTGGGCCTGAACATCTGCCGCACGATTGTGGAGAGCCACCGGGGGCGGTTTACGTTTGCGGACCGGGTGGGTGGGGGGACGGTGTTTACGGTGGAGTTGGAGGTCTCCGCGTGA
- the fixJ_1 gene encoding transcriptional regulatory protein FixJ codes for MNPTPLPQNLYVVDDDEAVRRSLGLLLLSRGHAVQAFASGEAFLAGADVQRPGCAILDLRLGGMSGLQVFEALRAQGSPLVVLFLSGHGDIPMAVEAVQHGAFGWLEKPCNDVRLLATIAHALDKSASIAAQLHARQAAQALWARLTPREMQVARLVAEGKPNKRIALDLAPLEQRTVETHRAHVFAKLGLSNSHELERFLRENGI; via the coding sequence ATGAACCCCACCCCACTCCCCCAAAACCTCTACGTCGTGGACGACGACGAAGCCGTGCGCCGCTCTCTGGGCTTGCTGCTGCTGTCGCGCGGCCATGCGGTGCAGGCTTTCGCTTCGGGCGAGGCGTTTCTGGCCGGGGCCGATGTGCAGCGGCCGGGCTGCGCCATCCTGGATCTGCGCCTGGGCGGGATGAGCGGGCTGCAGGTGTTTGAGGCGCTGCGGGCACAGGGCAGCCCGCTGGTGGTGCTGTTTTTGTCGGGCCACGGCGACATTCCCATGGCGGTGGAGGCGGTGCAGCACGGTGCCTTTGGCTGGCTGGAAAAGCCCTGCAACGACGTGCGCCTGCTGGCCACCATCGCCCACGCGCTGGACAAGTCTGCCAGCATCGCCGCCCAGCTACACGCCCGGCAGGCCGCGCAGGCGCTGTGGGCCCGGCTGACCCCGCGCGAGATGCAGGTGGCCCGGCTGGTGGCCGAGGGCAAGCCCAACAAGCGCATCGCCCTGGACCTGGCCCCGCTGGAGCAACGCACGGTGGAGACGCACCGCGCCCATGTGTTTGCCAAGCTGGGCCTGTCGAACAGCCACGAGCTGGAGCGCTTTTTGCGCGAAAACGGCATTTAG
- the kgtP gene encoding alpha-ketoglutarate permease, translating to MSAIPIPSGSAATPMPYSFEEKRRRIFAIVAASSGNLVEWFDFYIYAFCAIYFAPAFFPKSDPTAQLLNTAGVFAAGFLMRPIGGWLFGRLADRKGRKTSMVVSVVMMCAGSLLIACLPTYASIGALAPVLLLTARLLQGLSVGGEYGTTATYMSEVAMRGQRGFFSSFQYVTLIGGQLLAVLVVVVLQQFLDEAELKSWGWRIPFVLGACTAVVALMLRRTLHETTTAQSRSAKGAGSVAELVKNHKRALLVVLGYTAGGSLIFYTFTTYMQKYLVNSAGMSIKTASNVMTACLFLYMCMQPVFGALSDRIGRRNNMLLFGGLGMLMVVPIMSTLQSVTSPLLAGVLITIALAVVSFYTSVGGIVKAEMFPPEVRALGVGLSYAVGNAIFGGSAEYVALGLKSMGFESYFYWYVTGMMVLAFAVSFLLPRQATYLHDDH from the coding sequence ATGAGCGCCATCCCTATCCCGAGCGGCTCCGCCGCCACCCCCATGCCCTACAGCTTCGAAGAAAAGCGCAGGCGCATTTTTGCCATCGTGGCGGCCTCGTCCGGCAACCTGGTGGAGTGGTTCGACTTCTACATCTACGCGTTTTGCGCCATCTACTTTGCGCCCGCGTTCTTCCCCAAGTCAGACCCTACGGCCCAGTTGCTCAACACCGCCGGGGTGTTTGCCGCAGGCTTTTTGATGCGCCCCATCGGCGGCTGGCTGTTTGGCCGCCTGGCGGATCGCAAGGGCCGCAAGACCTCGATGGTGGTGTCGGTGGTGATGATGTGCGCGGGCTCGCTGCTTATCGCCTGCCTGCCCACTTACGCCAGCATCGGGGCCCTGGCACCGGTGCTGCTGCTCACGGCGCGGTTGCTGCAAGGCCTGTCGGTGGGGGGCGAGTACGGCACCACCGCCACCTACATGAGCGAGGTGGCGATGCGCGGCCAGCGCGGCTTTTTCTCGTCGTTCCAGTACGTCACGCTGATTGGCGGGCAGCTGCTGGCGGTGCTGGTGGTGGTGGTGTTGCAGCAGTTTCTGGACGAGGCCGAGCTCAAAAGCTGGGGCTGGCGCATCCCCTTCGTGCTGGGCGCTTGCACTGCCGTGGTGGCATTGATGCTGCGCCGCACCCTGCACGAGACCACTACCGCCCAGTCCCGCAGCGCCAAGGGCGCAGGCAGCGTGGCCGAGTTGGTCAAGAACCACAAGCGCGCGCTGCTGGTGGTGCTGGGCTACACCGCGGGCGGCTCGCTGATCTTCTACACCTTCACCACCTACATGCAAAAGTACCTGGTCAACTCGGCCGGCATGTCGATCAAGACCGCCAGCAATGTGATGACGGCCTGCCTGTTTCTCTACATGTGCATGCAGCCGGTGTTTGGTGCCCTGTCGGACCGCATCGGGCGGCGCAACAACATGCTGCTGTTTGGCGGCCTGGGCATGCTGATGGTGGTGCCCATCATGAGCACGCTGCAAAGCGTGACCAGCCCGCTGTTGGCCGGTGTGCTGATCACCATCGCCCTGGCGGTGGTGAGCTTCTACACCTCGGTGGGTGGCATCGTGAAAGCCGAGATGTTTCCGCCCGAAGTGCGCGCACTCGGCGTGGGCCTGTCGTACGCCGTGGGCAATGCCATTTTTGGTGGCAGCGCCGAGTACGTGGCCCTGGGCCTGAAGTCCATGGGCTTTGAATCGTACTTTTACTGGTACGTCACCGGCATGATGGTGCTGGCCTTTGCCGTGAGCTTTTTGCTGCCGCGCCAAGCCACGTATTTGCACGATGATCATTGA
- the dmlR_4 gene encoding HTH-type transcriptional regulator DmlR, translating to MNNPTDQLKRMAVFAEVVAAGSLTAAAQRLGMTPSAVSQHLRQLEKSLGLALLHRSTRKLTLTEAGARYHVGCAAMVAAARAAEQALTRLRDEPEGELRLAAPIGFASLLAVALQPLRSYPKLRLQLLLDDAVIDLIEARVDIALRVGSLANSSLVARKLGSMERRLCAAPSYLAEHGWPAQPQDLLQHAWLGSGSAHTTFDTLELLGPGGARQTVQLEGRVQATQVSALHALCLAGWGICMAVRTEDFQALADGRLVPVLPDWRMADLPVYAVTPRRGEQPAKVRHALEVLGSYFAAPA from the coding sequence ATGAATAACCCCACAGACCAGCTCAAACGCATGGCGGTGTTTGCCGAGGTGGTGGCGGCGGGCTCGCTGACGGCGGCGGCGCAACGGCTCGGAATGACCCCGTCGGCGGTGAGCCAGCATTTGCGCCAATTGGAAAAGTCGCTCGGTCTGGCGCTGCTGCACCGCTCCACCCGCAAGCTCACGCTAACCGAGGCCGGGGCCCGCTACCACGTGGGCTGCGCGGCCATGGTGGCGGCAGCGCGTGCGGCCGAGCAGGCGCTGACCCGGTTGCGCGACGAGCCCGAGGGCGAGCTGCGCCTGGCCGCGCCCATCGGCTTTGCCAGCCTGCTGGCCGTGGCCCTGCAGCCGCTGCGCAGCTACCCGAAGTTAAGGCTGCAACTGCTGCTGGACGACGCGGTGATCGACCTGATAGAGGCGCGGGTGGACATTGCCCTGCGCGTGGGCAGCCTGGCCAACTCCAGCCTGGTAGCGCGCAAGCTGGGCAGCATGGAGCGCAGGCTGTGCGCAGCACCCAGCTACCTGGCCGAGCACGGCTGGCCCGCACAGCCGCAAGACCTGCTGCAGCATGCATGGCTGGGCAGCGGCTCGGCCCACACCACTTTCGACACGCTGGAATTGTTGGGCCCCGGTGGCGCGCGGCAGACGGTACAGCTCGAAGGCCGGGTGCAGGCCACCCAGGTGTCGGCCCTGCACGCGCTGTGCCTGGCGGGTTGGGGCATCTGCATGGCCGTGCGGACGGAGGACTTCCAGGCCCTGGCCGATGGCCGCCTGGTCCCCGTGCTGCCCGACTGGCGCATGGCCGACCTGCCGGTGTATGCCGTCACCCCCCGGCGCGGCGAGCAACCGGCCAAGGTGCGGCATGCGCTGGAGGTGCTGGGCAGCTACTTTGCGGCCCCGGCGTAG
- the pyp gene encoding photoactive yellow protein gives MAARLAALSPAELDGLDFGVIGFDADTVVTHYNVYEAQAAGLSPERVLGHPLFTVVAPCMNNFMVAQRFEDAQDNAEPLDATIDYVLTLRMRPVKVALRLLADPGHAVRYVLVFRA, from the coding sequence ATGGCTGCCCGCCTGGCGGCGTTGAGCCCGGCGGAACTGGATGGACTCGATTTTGGCGTGATTGGTTTCGATGCCGATACGGTCGTGACCCACTACAACGTGTATGAGGCACAGGCTGCCGGTTTGTCCCCCGAGCGGGTGCTGGGCCACCCCTTGTTTACGGTGGTGGCACCTTGCATGAACAACTTCATGGTGGCGCAGCGCTTTGAAGATGCGCAAGACAACGCCGAGCCGCTGGATGCCACCATCGACTACGTGCTGACCCTGCGCATGCGCCCGGTGAAGGTGGCCCTGCGGCTGCTGGCCGACCCCGGCCACGCTGTGCGCTACGTGCTGGTCTTTCGAGCCTAG
- the estB_1 gene encoding carboxylesterase 2 yields MTTLHTSPDFALSFRVLQPQPARPTALVLLLHGVGGSESNLMDMAAAIAGQQPGTLVVLPRGPLTLGPGQFAWFRVAFGPTGPRIDAAEADSSRLALTRFIGQLQQAHGIAPQHTVVAGFSQGGIMSAGVGLTAPATVAGFGILSGRILPELEPHLAPPAQLAQVQAFVGHGEFDSKLPVAWAERSDQWLGALGVPLQSRRYPIDHGISAAMQADFLAWLRTVLPAH; encoded by the coding sequence ATGACCACCTTGCACACCAGCCCCGACTTCGCCCTCTCCTTCCGCGTACTCCAGCCGCAACCCGCCCGCCCCACCGCCCTGGTCCTGCTGCTGCACGGCGTGGGCGGGTCGGAGAGCAATTTGATGGACATGGCCGCCGCTATCGCCGGGCAGCAGCCCGGCACCCTGGTGGTGCTGCCGCGCGGCCCGCTGACCCTGGGGCCAGGGCAGTTTGCCTGGTTCCGGGTGGCGTTTGGCCCCACCGGGCCGCGCATCGACGCAGCCGAGGCCGACAGCAGCCGCCTGGCGCTCACCCGCTTCATCGGCCAGTTGCAGCAAGCCCACGGCATTGCGCCACAGCACACCGTGGTGGCGGGCTTCAGCCAGGGCGGCATCATGAGCGCAGGGGTGGGGCTGACGGCACCGGCCACGGTGGCGGGCTTCGGCATTTTGTCGGGCCGCATCCTGCCCGAGCTGGAGCCGCACCTGGCACCGCCCGCGCAGCTGGCACAGGTGCAGGCCTTCGTGGGCCACGGCGAGTTCGACAGCAAGCTGCCGGTGGCCTGGGCCGAGCGCTCCGACCAGTGGCTGGGCGCCCTGGGCGTGCCCCTGCAAAGCCGCCGCTACCCCATCGACCACGGCATCAGCGCAGCCATGCAGGCGGACTTTCTGGCCTGGCTGCGTACCGTTCTGCCGGCGCACTAA
- the ygiD_2 gene encoding 4,5-DOPA dioxygenase extradiol: MTTSTLAPVLFVSHGAPTFAIEPGTLGPLLTSLGQTLQGITAVLVVSPHWQTRGVQVMTAAAPETVHDFGGFPQVLYSLRYPAPGAPALAAEAQRVLAEAGWPATLDPRRGLDHGAWVPLRHLLPAANIPVFQVSMPHDLDTAGALRLGQALAPLRAQGVLVLASGSMTHNLYEFRHAHTAAADYAVEFTHWIRQAVTGHAADKLVDYRRLAPHAERAHPSEEHYLPLLVAMGARSDSEAPSVIDGGITHGVLSMESYAWGLPARIQ, encoded by the coding sequence ATGACTACTTCCACCCTTGCTCCCGTTCTGTTCGTATCCCACGGTGCCCCCACGTTTGCCATCGAGCCCGGCACACTCGGCCCCTTGCTGACCTCGCTGGGCCAGACGCTGCAAGGCATCACCGCCGTGCTGGTGGTGTCGCCGCACTGGCAGACCCGCGGCGTGCAGGTGATGACCGCCGCCGCGCCCGAGACGGTGCACGACTTCGGTGGTTTCCCTCAGGTGCTGTACAGCCTGCGCTACCCCGCACCGGGTGCCCCGGCCCTCGCCGCCGAGGCACAGCGCGTGCTGGCCGAGGCGGGCTGGCCTGCCACGCTGGACCCACGCCGCGGCCTGGACCACGGGGCCTGGGTGCCCCTGCGCCATTTGCTGCCCGCGGCCAACATCCCCGTGTTCCAGGTGTCGATGCCGCACGACCTGGACACCGCCGGGGCCCTGCGCCTGGGCCAGGCCCTGGCACCGCTGCGGGCGCAAGGCGTGCTGGTGCTGGCTTCGGGCAGCATGACGCACAACCTGTACGAGTTTCGCCATGCCCACACCGCCGCCGCCGACTACGCGGTGGAGTTCACCCACTGGATCCGCCAGGCCGTCACTGGCCATGCCGCGGACAAGCTGGTGGACTACCGCCGCCTGGCCCCCCATGCCGAGCGCGCCCACCCCAGCGAAGAGCATTATTTGCCCCTGCTGGTGGCCATGGGTGCACGCAGTGATTCGGAAGCGCCCAGCGTGATCGACGGCGGCATCACCCACGGCGTGCTCTCCATGGAATCCTATGCCTGGGGGCTTCCCGCCCGCATCCAATAA